One window of the Primulina eburnea isolate SZY01 chromosome 18, ASM2296580v1, whole genome shotgun sequence genome contains the following:
- the LOC140819855 gene encoding uncharacterized protein isoform X1 — MRGKSTGHSRSRPRFGRKTFRRCMNSEESDEDVILIDVDSDHFDNVMIIDVPDSLPKKRRGSSILMKDKSGPLQTVIYIDDDEESPDKFNSFAGASSCRSFKPPEKDFEDVDAEENPFIQKNTTPVRLSKCKRTYSGKASAGKGYGLNLDSENNSYANYHPDCELMEDISGKVEEQWKKAFYRRKKGIKNIQSGIRSQNGASRNDSIHQTVGRKSENDNMEAPHHFDTGKFSNQDKGTSPLSEEEDAYYNSTYVSVGGSSYRGQHSPSIHTEPEDHKYFESGSSSCHNGKIFKKSSSYSSHNEQATKEVKKTKSRVNVKSDYGKASSVKDEVAISKGQNSVEVEADIIFFPTHEFRESHVTATGRVNEMEHLESCDPHESESLEKTYNLTSVRSSYISSTLPDKQMNCSCTPSSDAVEFLSGESSWFHNSLLGSRDGIKKGCHREIRRTVDVIPLSGNINFHINDAKVGLDESVSNSREDKDGDFHPENGHAVDYVESCMLCEREKFKETDEYERALEEEWASRQQALKIQAEEAQHLHQLQKRNKDENGHAMDSVESCMIGERENFKETNEYNRVMEEEWVFWQQALKIQAEEAPHFRRLQKRRKAETMRLMDMKRRQKERIEEMRSTQKKDEEKMNLKEVIRAEVRKELNKLEMTFHNMSSLLHSFGIQIEGWPNPSPQEVQTAYKKALLTFHPDRALQSDIRQQVEAEEKFKIINRFKEKYAFVL; from the exons ATGAGAGGGAAATCTACTGGCCATTCACGTTCTAGACCCCGTTTTGGGAGGAAAACATTTAGAAGGTGCATGAATAGCGAGGAATCTGACGAGGATGTTATTCTGATTGATGTTGATTCTGATCACTTTGACAATGTCATGATCATCGATGTTCCCGATTCTTTACCGAAAAAACGGCGAGGTTCAAGCATACTCATGAAAGACAAAAGCGGCCCATTGCAGACTGTAATATACatagatgatgatgaagaaagcCCGGACAAATTTAATTCTTTTGCTGGTGCCTCTTCTTGCAGGAGCTTTAAACCTCCTGAGAAAGACTTCGAAGATGTGGATGCTGAGGAAAACCCATTTATTCAAAAGAATACAACTCCAGTTAGGTTATCAAAATGTAAGCGTACCTATTCGGGGAAAGCTTCTGCTGGAAAAGGATATGGCTTGAATCTTGATTCGGAAAACAATTCATATGCTAACTATCACCCTGATTGTGAGTTAATGGAAGATATTTCTGGAAAGGTTGAAGAGCAGTGGAAAAAGGCGTTCTATAGGAGAAAAAAAGGTATTAAAAATATTCAATCTGGCATTAGAAGTCAGAATGGTGCTTCAAGGAATGATAGTATCCATCAAACTGTCGGGAGAAAAAGTGAGAATGATAATATGGAGGCTCCACATCATTTCGATACAGGAAAATTCAGTAATCAAGACAAAGGTACTTCTCCTCTTAGTGAAGAAGAGGATGCTTATTACAATAGCACCTATGTATCAGTAGGTGGTTCAAGTTATAGAGGCCAACATTCTCCTTCCATCCATACTGAGCCGGAAGATCACAAATATTTTGAATCAGGAAGTTCCAGCTGTCACAATGGGAAAATATTCAAAAAGTCATCATCTTATTCTTCTCATAATGAACAGGCAACTAAGGAAGTGAAAAAAACTAAGTCACGAGTTAATGTGAAATCTGACTATGGCAAAGCTAGTTCAGTTAAAGATGAAGTTGCCATCAGTAAAGGTCAAAATTCTGTTGAAGTTGAAGCTGATATCATTTTTTTCCCGACCCATGAGTTCAGGGAGTCCCATGTTACTGCTACTGGACGTGTTAATGAAATGGAGCATTTGGAATCTTGTGACCCGCATGAATCTGAAAGTCTTGAGAAGACATATAATTTAACATCTGTGAGATCTTCGTATATAAGTTCTACATTACCAGATAAACAAATGAATTGCAGTTGCACTCCTTCAAGTGATGCAGTCGAGTTTCTCTCTGGAGAGTCATCCTGGTTTCATAATTCTTTATTGGGATCAAGAGATGGCATCAAGAAAGGGTGTCATAGGGAAATTAGGCGGACTGTTGATGTTATACCATTATCCGGAAAcataaattttcatattaatGATGCAAAAGTTGGACTGGATGAATCTGTATCAAATAGTAGAGAGGATAAAGATGGCGACTTTCATCCTGAAAATGGACACGCTGTGGATTATGTGGAGAGTTGTATGCTTTGCGAAAGAGAAAAGTTCAAGGAAACTGATGAATACGAAAGAGCTCTGGAGGAAGAATGGGCTTCCCGGCAACAAGCGCTAAAAATCCAG GCTGAAGAAGCTCAACATTTGCACCAGTTGCAGAAGAGAAACAAAGATGAAAATGGACACGCTATGGATTCTGTTGAGAGTTGTATGATTGGTGAACGAGAAAATTTTAAGGAAACCAATGAATACAATAGAGTTATGGAGGAAGAGTGGGTTTTCTGGCAACAAGCGCTAAAAATCCAG GCTGAAGAAGCTCCACACTTTCGCCGGTTGCAGAAGAGAAGAAAAGCTGAAACTATGCGTTTGATGGACATGAAAAGAAGACAAAAGGAACGTATAGAGGAAATGCGAAGTACTCAAAAGAAG GATGAGGAAAAGATGAACTTGAAAGAGGTAATTCGCGCTGAAGTTAGGAAGGAGCTTAATAAACTAGAAATGACATTCCATAATATGTCTTCTCTTTTGCATTCCTTTGGAATACAAATAGAGGGTTGGCCTAATCCATCGCCACAAGAG GTACAAACGGCTTACAAAAAAGCTCTGCTTACTTTTCATCCAGATCGAGCCTTGCAATCTGATATCCGTCAGCAAGTCGAGGCTGAGGAAAAATTCAAGATTATCAATCGTTTCAAGGAGAAATATGCATTTGTTTTATGA
- the LOC140819855 gene encoding uncharacterized protein isoform X3, with the protein MRGKSTGHSRSRPRFGRKTFRRCMNSEESDEDVILIDVDSDHFDNVMIIDVPDSLPKKRRGSSILMKDKSGPLQTVIYIDDDEESPDKFNSFAGASSCRSFKPPEKDFEDVDAEENPFIQKNTTPVRLSKCKRTYSGKASAGKGYGLNLDSENNSYANYHPDCELMEDISGKVEEQWKKAFYRRKKGIKNIQSGIRSQNGASRNDSIHQTVGRKSENDNMEAPHHFDTGKFSNQDKGTSPLSEEEDAYYNSTYVSVGGSSYRGQHSPSIHTEPEDHKYFESGSSSCHNGKIFKKSSSYSSHNEQATKEVKKTKSRVNVKSDYGKASSVKDEVAISKGQNSVEVEADIIFFPTHEFRESHVTATGRVNEMEHLESCDPHESESLEKTYNLTSVRSSYISSTLPDKQMNCSCTPSSDAVEFLSGESSWFHNSLLGSRDGIKKGCHREIRRTVDVIPLSGNINFHINDAKVGLDESVSNSREDKDGDFHPENGHAVDYVESCMLCEREKFKETDEYERALEEEWASRQQALKIQAEEAQHLHQLQKRNKDENGHAMDSVESCMIGERENFKETNEYNRVMEEEWVFWQQALKIQAEEAPHFRRLQKRRKAETMRLMDMKRRQKERIEEMRSTQKKEPDLYGESVMVSLYQC; encoded by the exons ATGAGAGGGAAATCTACTGGCCATTCACGTTCTAGACCCCGTTTTGGGAGGAAAACATTTAGAAGGTGCATGAATAGCGAGGAATCTGACGAGGATGTTATTCTGATTGATGTTGATTCTGATCACTTTGACAATGTCATGATCATCGATGTTCCCGATTCTTTACCGAAAAAACGGCGAGGTTCAAGCATACTCATGAAAGACAAAAGCGGCCCATTGCAGACTGTAATATACatagatgatgatgaagaaagcCCGGACAAATTTAATTCTTTTGCTGGTGCCTCTTCTTGCAGGAGCTTTAAACCTCCTGAGAAAGACTTCGAAGATGTGGATGCTGAGGAAAACCCATTTATTCAAAAGAATACAACTCCAGTTAGGTTATCAAAATGTAAGCGTACCTATTCGGGGAAAGCTTCTGCTGGAAAAGGATATGGCTTGAATCTTGATTCGGAAAACAATTCATATGCTAACTATCACCCTGATTGTGAGTTAATGGAAGATATTTCTGGAAAGGTTGAAGAGCAGTGGAAAAAGGCGTTCTATAGGAGAAAAAAAGGTATTAAAAATATTCAATCTGGCATTAGAAGTCAGAATGGTGCTTCAAGGAATGATAGTATCCATCAAACTGTCGGGAGAAAAAGTGAGAATGATAATATGGAGGCTCCACATCATTTCGATACAGGAAAATTCAGTAATCAAGACAAAGGTACTTCTCCTCTTAGTGAAGAAGAGGATGCTTATTACAATAGCACCTATGTATCAGTAGGTGGTTCAAGTTATAGAGGCCAACATTCTCCTTCCATCCATACTGAGCCGGAAGATCACAAATATTTTGAATCAGGAAGTTCCAGCTGTCACAATGGGAAAATATTCAAAAAGTCATCATCTTATTCTTCTCATAATGAACAGGCAACTAAGGAAGTGAAAAAAACTAAGTCACGAGTTAATGTGAAATCTGACTATGGCAAAGCTAGTTCAGTTAAAGATGAAGTTGCCATCAGTAAAGGTCAAAATTCTGTTGAAGTTGAAGCTGATATCATTTTTTTCCCGACCCATGAGTTCAGGGAGTCCCATGTTACTGCTACTGGACGTGTTAATGAAATGGAGCATTTGGAATCTTGTGACCCGCATGAATCTGAAAGTCTTGAGAAGACATATAATTTAACATCTGTGAGATCTTCGTATATAAGTTCTACATTACCAGATAAACAAATGAATTGCAGTTGCACTCCTTCAAGTGATGCAGTCGAGTTTCTCTCTGGAGAGTCATCCTGGTTTCATAATTCTTTATTGGGATCAAGAGATGGCATCAAGAAAGGGTGTCATAGGGAAATTAGGCGGACTGTTGATGTTATACCATTATCCGGAAAcataaattttcatattaatGATGCAAAAGTTGGACTGGATGAATCTGTATCAAATAGTAGAGAGGATAAAGATGGCGACTTTCATCCTGAAAATGGACACGCTGTGGATTATGTGGAGAGTTGTATGCTTTGCGAAAGAGAAAAGTTCAAGGAAACTGATGAATACGAAAGAGCTCTGGAGGAAGAATGGGCTTCCCGGCAACAAGCGCTAAAAATCCAG GCTGAAGAAGCTCAACATTTGCACCAGTTGCAGAAGAGAAACAAAGATGAAAATGGACACGCTATGGATTCTGTTGAGAGTTGTATGATTGGTGAACGAGAAAATTTTAAGGAAACCAATGAATACAATAGAGTTATGGAGGAAGAGTGGGTTTTCTGGCAACAAGCGCTAAAAATCCAG GCTGAAGAAGCTCCACACTTTCGCCGGTTGCAGAAGAGAAGAAAAGCTGAAACTATGCGTTTGATGGACATGAAAAGAAGACAAAAGGAACGTATAGAGGAAATGCGAAGTACTCAAAAGAAG GAGccagatttgtacggtgagtCGGTGATGGTATCTTTATATCAATGTTGA
- the LOC140819855 gene encoding uncharacterized protein isoform X2 yields the protein MRGKSTGHSRSRPRFGRKTFRRCMNSEESDEDVILIDVDSDHFDNVMIIDVPDSLPKKRRGSSILMKDKSGPLQTVIYIDDDEESPDKFNSFAGASSCRSFKPPEKDFEDVDAEENPFIQKNTTPVRLSKCKRTYSGKASAGKGYGLNLDSENNSYANYHPDCELMEDISGKVEEQWKKAFYRRKKGIKNIQSGIRSQNGASRNDSIHQTVGRKSENDNMEAPHHFDTGKFSNQDKGTSPLSEEEDAYYNSTYVSVGGSSYRGQHSPSIHTEPEDHKYFESGSSSCHNGKIFKKSSSYSSHNEQATKEVKKTKSRVNVKSDYGKASSVKDEVAISKGQNSVEVEADIIFFPTHEFRESHVTATGRVNEMEHLESCDPHESESLEKTYNLTSVRSSYISSTLPDKQMNCSCTPSSDAVEFLSGESSWFHNSLLGSRDGIKKGCHREIRRTVDVIPLSGNINFHINDAKVGLDESVSNSREDKDGDFHPENGHAVDYVESCMLCEREKFKETDEYERALEEEWASRQQALKIQAEEAPHFRRLQKRRKAETMRLMDMKRRQKERIEEMRSTQKKDEEKMNLKEVIRAEVRKELNKLEMTFHNMSSLLHSFGIQIEGWPNPSPQEVQTAYKKALLTFHPDRALQSDIRQQVEAEEKFKIINRFKEKYAFVL from the exons ATGAGAGGGAAATCTACTGGCCATTCACGTTCTAGACCCCGTTTTGGGAGGAAAACATTTAGAAGGTGCATGAATAGCGAGGAATCTGACGAGGATGTTATTCTGATTGATGTTGATTCTGATCACTTTGACAATGTCATGATCATCGATGTTCCCGATTCTTTACCGAAAAAACGGCGAGGTTCAAGCATACTCATGAAAGACAAAAGCGGCCCATTGCAGACTGTAATATACatagatgatgatgaagaaagcCCGGACAAATTTAATTCTTTTGCTGGTGCCTCTTCTTGCAGGAGCTTTAAACCTCCTGAGAAAGACTTCGAAGATGTGGATGCTGAGGAAAACCCATTTATTCAAAAGAATACAACTCCAGTTAGGTTATCAAAATGTAAGCGTACCTATTCGGGGAAAGCTTCTGCTGGAAAAGGATATGGCTTGAATCTTGATTCGGAAAACAATTCATATGCTAACTATCACCCTGATTGTGAGTTAATGGAAGATATTTCTGGAAAGGTTGAAGAGCAGTGGAAAAAGGCGTTCTATAGGAGAAAAAAAGGTATTAAAAATATTCAATCTGGCATTAGAAGTCAGAATGGTGCTTCAAGGAATGATAGTATCCATCAAACTGTCGGGAGAAAAAGTGAGAATGATAATATGGAGGCTCCACATCATTTCGATACAGGAAAATTCAGTAATCAAGACAAAGGTACTTCTCCTCTTAGTGAAGAAGAGGATGCTTATTACAATAGCACCTATGTATCAGTAGGTGGTTCAAGTTATAGAGGCCAACATTCTCCTTCCATCCATACTGAGCCGGAAGATCACAAATATTTTGAATCAGGAAGTTCCAGCTGTCACAATGGGAAAATATTCAAAAAGTCATCATCTTATTCTTCTCATAATGAACAGGCAACTAAGGAAGTGAAAAAAACTAAGTCACGAGTTAATGTGAAATCTGACTATGGCAAAGCTAGTTCAGTTAAAGATGAAGTTGCCATCAGTAAAGGTCAAAATTCTGTTGAAGTTGAAGCTGATATCATTTTTTTCCCGACCCATGAGTTCAGGGAGTCCCATGTTACTGCTACTGGACGTGTTAATGAAATGGAGCATTTGGAATCTTGTGACCCGCATGAATCTGAAAGTCTTGAGAAGACATATAATTTAACATCTGTGAGATCTTCGTATATAAGTTCTACATTACCAGATAAACAAATGAATTGCAGTTGCACTCCTTCAAGTGATGCAGTCGAGTTTCTCTCTGGAGAGTCATCCTGGTTTCATAATTCTTTATTGGGATCAAGAGATGGCATCAAGAAAGGGTGTCATAGGGAAATTAGGCGGACTGTTGATGTTATACCATTATCCGGAAAcataaattttcatattaatGATGCAAAAGTTGGACTGGATGAATCTGTATCAAATAGTAGAGAGGATAAAGATGGCGACTTTCATCCTGAAAATGGACACGCTGTGGATTATGTGGAGAGTTGTATGCTTTGCGAAAGAGAAAAGTTCAAGGAAACTGATGAATACGAAAGAGCTCTGGAGGAAGAATGGGCTTCCCGGCAACAAGCGCTAAAAATCCAG GCTGAAGAAGCTCCACACTTTCGCCGGTTGCAGAAGAGAAGAAAAGCTGAAACTATGCGTTTGATGGACATGAAAAGAAGACAAAAGGAACGTATAGAGGAAATGCGAAGTACTCAAAAGAAG GATGAGGAAAAGATGAACTTGAAAGAGGTAATTCGCGCTGAAGTTAGGAAGGAGCTTAATAAACTAGAAATGACATTCCATAATATGTCTTCTCTTTTGCATTCCTTTGGAATACAAATAGAGGGTTGGCCTAATCCATCGCCACAAGAG GTACAAACGGCTTACAAAAAAGCTCTGCTTACTTTTCATCCAGATCGAGCCTTGCAATCTGATATCCGTCAGCAAGTCGAGGCTGAGGAAAAATTCAAGATTATCAATCGTTTCAAGGAGAAATATGCATTTGTTTTATGA